A window of the Osmia lignaria lignaria isolate PbOS001 chromosome 2, iyOsmLign1, whole genome shotgun sequence genome harbors these coding sequences:
- the Tip60 gene encoding histone acetyltransferase Tip60: MIDEHDERETICDSVNSLVEGCRLPVRMHGTDDWPLAEIISVKEVHGVKCYYVHYVDFNKRLDEWVMEDCLDTRKVQYPRRDGTTPGTGAATPKKQVPSRPPSPSSLSNEPVNGSAVLQAALQKKMSRKRKAAFIENDDSQDGPPQTPGPRPTGSLVAHHHDDIVTRMKNVELIELGRHRIKPWYFSPYPQEMVNLPCIYICEFCLKYRKSRKCLERHLAKCNLRHPPGNEIYRKGSISFFEIDGRKNKNYAQNLCLLAKLFLDHKTLYYDTDPFLFYVMTDFDSRGFHIVGYFSKEKESTEDHNVACILTLPPYQRRGYGKLLIEFSYELSKFEGKTGSPEKPLSDLGLLSYRSYWAHTILDILLNIKPLVENEKPQITISEICELTSIKKEDVISTLQNLNLINYYKGQYIVTLNRDIIEQHAAAMEKRQIRIDPKCLHWTPKDWSVRAKWNPGLLYD; encoded by the exons ATGATCGATGAACACGACGAACGTGAAACGATATGCGATTCAGTG AATTCTTTGGTGGAAGGCTGTCGTTTACCGGTCAGAATGCACGGAACAGACGATTGGC CTCTTGCTGAAATCATCAGTGTTAAAGAAGTACACGGTGTCAAGTGTTATTATGTTCACTATGTAGATT tcAATAAACGATTAGATGAATGGGTTATGGAAGATTGTTTGGACACAAGGAAAGTCCAGTACCCTCGTCGAGATGGAACCACACCAGGAACTGGTGCAGCCACACCAAAAAAACAAGTGCCCAGTAGACCTCCTAGCCCTAGTAGTCTCAGTAACGAACCAGTCAATGGTTCTGCTGTGCTACAAGCAGcattacaaaagaaaatgtcTAGAAAAAGAAAAGCGGCATTTATAGAGAACGACGATTCTCAGGATGGGCCACCGCAAACGCCGGGTCCGAGGCCCACTGGCTCATTAGTCGCTCATCATCACGATGATATTGTAACAAGAATGAAGAACGTAGAACTAATAGAATTAGGCCGTCATAGAATAAAACCGTGGTATTTCAGTCCCTATCCCCAAGAAATGGTAAACCTACCTTGTATATACATCTGTGAATTCTGTCTGAAGTACAGAAAAAGTCGAAAATGCTTGGAAAGGCACCTGGCCAAGTGCAATCTACGGCATCCGCCTGgcaatgaaatatacagaaaaGGATCGATATCGTTTTTCGAAATTGACGGCCGTAAAAATAAGAATTACGCACAGAACCTTTGTCTATTAGCAAAATTATTCTTGGATCATAAGACACTTTACTATGACACAGATCCATTCTTGTTCTACGTAATGACAGACTTTGATAGCAGAGGATTTCACATAGTCGGttatttttcaaaggaaaaagAATCGACGGAGGATCATAACGTGGCATGCATCCTTACGTTGCCTCCTTATCAGAGGAGAGGCTATGGGAAACTGTTGATCGAATTTTCCTACGAATTGTCGAAGTTCGAAGGTAAAACAGGTTCACCAGAGAAACCATTGTCCGATCTAGGATTATTGTCTTATAGAAGTTACTGGGCGCACACGATACTGGACATTTTATTGAACATAAAGCCATTAGTAGAGAACGAGAAACCTCAGATTACAATAAGCGAAATATGCGAGCTGACGTCGATTAAGAAAGAAGACGTGATATCAACGCTACAGAATTTGAATCTCATTAATTACTACAAAGGACAATATATTGTTACATTGAATAG GGATATTATCGAGCAACACGCAGCTGCGATGGAAAAGAGGCAGATCAGAATAGATCCTAAGTGTCTTCATTGGACACCAAAAGACTGGAGTGTTAGGGCAAAATG GAACCCTGGACTATTATACGATTAG